From the Bacteroidota bacterium genome, one window contains:
- the rpsK gene encoding 30S ribosomal protein S11 has translation MAKVAKTSKKRVVKVDTVGCAFIKASFNNIIISLTNMNGQVIAWSSAGKMGFKGSKKNTPYAAQMAAQDCSKVAYDFGLRKVKVFVKGPGAGRESAIRTLHTSGIEVMEIQDITPLPHNGCRPPKRRRV, from the coding sequence ATGGCAAAAGTAGCTAAAACATCAAAGAAAAGAGTTGTTAAGGTTGATACGGTTGGATGTGCTTTTATTAAAGCATCGTTTAATAATATCATCATTTCGCTGACCAATATGAATGGCCAGGTCATCGCATGGTCCTCGGCAGGGAAAATGGGTTTCAAAGGCTCCAAGAAGAATACGCCGTATGCTGCCCAGATGGCTGCACAGGATTGTTCAAAAGTAGCGTATGATTTTGGGCTGCGCAAGGTGAAGGTGTTTGTGAAGGGACCGGGTGCCGGCAGGGAATCAGCGATACGTACCCTTCATACATCAGGCATTGAGGTGATGGAAATACAGGATATTACTCCTTTGCCTCATAACGGCTGCCGGCCACCAAAGCGAAGGAGAGTGTAA
- the rpsM gene encoding 30S ribosomal protein S13, protein MARIAGIDLPRNKRGEVALTYIFGIGRSSAQKILNEAGVDWNKKVQDWSDDDQNKIRSIINENFKIEGELRSEVQMNIKRLMDIGSYRGIRHRLGLPTRGQSTKNNARTRKGKRKTVANKKKAPKA, encoded by the coding sequence ATGGCACGAATTGCAGGTATAGACCTACCCAGGAACAAAAGAGGAGAAGTTGCACTGACTTATATTTTTGGCATAGGCAGAAGCAGCGCTCAAAAAATTCTTAATGAAGCCGGAGTGGACTGGAATAAAAAAGTTCAGGACTGGAGTGATGATGATCAAAATAAAATCAGAAGCATCATCAACGAAAACTTCAAGATAGAAGGTGAATTGCGTTCAGAAGTTCAGATGAATATAAAACGGCTCATGGACATTGGCTCCTACAGGGGCATCCGCCACCGTCTTGGCTTACCTACCAGGGGACAAAGCACAAAGAATAATGCCAGAACAAGAAAAGGCAAGAGAAAAACCGTGGCCAACAAAAAGAAAGCTCCTAAGGCTTAA
- the rpmJ gene encoding 50S ribosomal protein L36 translates to MKVRASIKKRTPEDKIVRRKGRLYVINKKNPKYKQRQG, encoded by the coding sequence ATGAAAGTACGAGCATCTATAAAAAAGAGAACCCCTGAGGACAAAATTGTCCGCAGAAAAGGGAGATTATATGTCATCAACAAAAAAAATCCGAAATACAAGCAAAGACAAGGATAA
- the infA gene encoding translation initiation factor IF-1 has protein sequence MAKQLTIEQDGTVRESLGNAMFRVELENGHIITAHISGKMRMHYIKILPGDKVRIEMSPYDLTKGRITFRYK, from the coding sequence ATGGCGAAACAATTAACCATAGAACAGGACGGTACTGTCAGGGAATCGCTCGGTAACGCTATGTTTCGTGTAGAACTGGAAAATGGTCACATCATCACTGCCCATATATCAGGTAAAATGCGCATGCATTATATCAAAATACTACCGGGCGATAAGGTGCGGATTGAAATGTCACCCTATGATCTGACCAAAGGACGGATAACTTTCCGGTACAAATAA
- the map gene encoding type I methionyl aminopeptidase, protein MIYIKTEKEIELIRESSLLVGKALAEVAKLIKPGVTTKMLDKVAEEFIRDHGAVPGFKGYEGFPATLCTSLNEQVVHGIPGDMVLKDGDIISIDCGVIKNGYYGDSAYTFAVGEVMGDVLELLRRTKESLYMGIDMATAGKRVGDIGHTIQNHVERFGYSVVRDLVGHGIGRHLHEKPEVPNYGKRGEGVKLNEGMTICIEPMINLGTRMVVVEKDGWTIRTVDHKASAHFEHAVAIRKDKCEILTTFQYIEEVIQ, encoded by the coding sequence ATGATCTATATAAAAACTGAAAAAGAAATTGAATTAATTCGCGAAAGTTCTTTACTTGTTGGGAAAGCGTTAGCTGAAGTGGCCAAGTTAATTAAACCCGGCGTCACAACCAAGATGCTGGACAAAGTGGCCGAAGAGTTTATCCGTGATCATGGAGCCGTACCAGGCTTTAAAGGTTATGAAGGATTTCCTGCCACACTCTGCACTTCGCTGAATGAGCAGGTTGTACATGGAATCCCGGGTGACATGGTATTGAAAGATGGCGACATTATTTCCATCGACTGCGGTGTAATTAAGAATGGCTATTATGGTGACTCAGCATATACTTTTGCAGTGGGAGAAGTTATGGGAGATGTACTGGAGTTGCTGAGAAGAACGAAGGAGTCACTGTACATGGGAATTGACATGGCCACTGCCGGAAAAAGAGTCGGCGACATAGGACACACAATACAGAACCATGTGGAGAGATTTGGTTATTCTGTCGTTCGTGACCTTGTTGGGCATGGTATAGGACGTCATCTTCATGAAAAACCTGAAGTACCGAATTATGGCAAAAGAGGCGAAGGAGTTAAGTTAAACGAAGGCATGACGATATGTATCGAACCGATGATCAACCTTGGTACCAGAATGGTCGTAGTTGAAAAAGATGGATGGACCATTCGTACTGTTGACCATAAAGCTTCGGCTCACTTTGAGCATGCAGTGGCGATAAGAAAAGATAAATGCGAGATTTTAACAACGTTTCAATATATCGAAGAAGTTATTCAGTAA
- the secY gene encoding preprotein translocase subunit SecY, with the protein MKRFIETIRNIYKIEDLRKRILYTLGIILIYRLGAYIVIPGVDPNQLANLQAQSKSGLLGLLNMFSGGAFSNASIFALGIMPYISASIVVQLLGMAIPYFQKLQREGESGRRKMNQITRYLTVVILILQSPAYIANLVNRLPAEAIYPFSSEVGAHSVLSFFGISSIVILTAGSLFIMYLGERITDKGIGNGISLIIMIGIIARLPFALFGELVSRLESKGGGLVVFVVELATLLLVILLCILLVQGTRKIPVQYAKRIVGNKQYGGVRQYIPLKVNAAGVMPIIFAQAIMFLPLTFARFGSQALSGFASTFSDMNGFWYNFVFAVLIIVFTYFYTAVTINPNQIADDMKKNGGFIPGIKPGRKTAEFVDSVMSRITLPGSIFLAFVAIMPALIRIMGVNTQFAQFFGGTSLLILVGVVLDTLQQIESHLLMRHYDGLTKSGRIRGRASGSGGAY; encoded by the coding sequence ATGAAACGGTTCATCGAAACAATAAGAAATATTTATAAGATAGAAGATCTCAGGAAGAGGATTCTTTACACACTTGGGATCATCCTGATATACCGGTTGGGGGCTTATATAGTCATACCGGGTGTTGATCCGAATCAACTGGCCAACCTGCAGGCTCAATCCAAATCAGGTTTGCTGGGACTGCTCAACATGTTCTCGGGAGGAGCCTTTTCCAATGCCTCTATCTTTGCTCTCGGTATCATGCCGTACATCTCCGCTTCTATTGTCGTTCAGTTGCTGGGCATGGCCATACCGTATTTCCAGAAGCTGCAGCGCGAGGGAGAAAGTGGCCGGAGAAAAATGAACCAGATCACACGGTACCTTACCGTCGTCATTCTGATTCTGCAGTCACCGGCTTATATTGCTAACCTTGTAAACAGGCTTCCAGCAGAAGCTATTTACCCGTTTAGTTCTGAAGTCGGCGCCCATTCGGTCTTATCCTTCTTCGGGATATCATCGATCGTCATTCTCACTGCCGGCTCATTGTTCATCATGTACCTGGGTGAGAGGATAACAGATAAGGGTATCGGGAATGGCATTTCGCTGATAATCATGATCGGTATCATTGCCCGGTTGCCATTTGCCCTTTTTGGTGAGCTGGTTTCGAGGCTGGAATCCAAAGGAGGTGGATTGGTCGTATTTGTCGTCGAATTGGCAACACTCCTTCTGGTCATTCTGTTATGTATACTGCTTGTTCAGGGCACACGCAAGATACCGGTGCAATATGCCAAGCGGATCGTCGGTAATAAACAGTACGGAGGGGTGAGGCAGTACATACCATTAAAGGTTAATGCGGCAGGTGTGATGCCTATCATTTTTGCCCAGGCCATTATGTTCCTGCCACTGACATTTGCACGCTTTGGCTCACAGGCCCTGTCGGGATTTGCATCTACTTTTTCTGACATGAATGGCTTCTGGTACAACTTTGTATTTGCGGTTCTGATCATTGTATTTACATATTTTTATACCGCTGTTACCATTAATCCAAATCAGATTGCCGACGATATGAAAAAGAACGGGGGATTTATTCCAGGTATCAAGCCCGGAAGGAAAACGGCAGAGTTCGTTGACTCGGTGATGTCGAGAATCACATTGCCGGGATCAATATTTCTGGCTTTCGTGGCCATCATGCCGGCACTGATCAGGATTATGGGAGTAAATACACAATTTGCCCAGTTCTTTGGAGGGACATCCCTGCTCATTTTGGTGGGTGTTGTGCTGGATACATTGCAGCAGATCGAAAGTCATCTGTTGATGCGCCATTATGACGGATTAACCAAATCGGGAAGGATCCGAGGCCGAGCTTCAGGATCCGGTGGAGCATACTGA
- the rplO gene encoding 50S ribosomal protein L15, translated as MDLSNLKPAKGSVRKSKRIGRGQGSGKGGTSTKGNKGAQSRSGYKTKFGFEGGQKPLHIRVPKFGFTNFNRKAYKGINIDILQSLADAKGISEFNQKIFIENGLVSKNDLIKILGRGELKTKIDVAAHAFTATAIKAIESTGGVATKI; from the coding sequence ATGGATTTAAGTAATTTGAAACCCGCAAAGGGATCAGTCAGGAAAAGCAAAAGAATAGGCCGAGGTCAGGGCTCCGGTAAAGGAGGCACATCCACAAAAGGTAATAAGGGTGCCCAATCCAGATCCGGTTATAAGACCAAGTTCGGTTTTGAAGGAGGTCAAAAGCCTTTGCATATACGCGTGCCAAAATTTGGATTCACCAACTTTAACCGGAAGGCATACAAGGGCATCAACATTGACATCTTGCAGTCGCTGGCAGATGCTAAAGGTATTTCCGAGTTTAACCAGAAAATATTTATTGAAAACGGACTGGTATCTAAAAATGATCTTATTAAGATCCTGGGCAGAGGCGAACTCAAAACCAAAATCGATGTGGCAGCCCATGCCTTTACGGCAACAGCCATTAAAGCAATAGAATCCACAGGTGGTGTAGCAACAAAAATCTAA